DNA sequence from the Neomonachus schauinslandi chromosome 16, ASM220157v2, whole genome shotgun sequence genome:
ATGTgacaccctccccaccacacactgTGAGGGGAACCGGACCTCTGTGGGAGGAGGATGTTGTCGGGGCAACCAGGAAGGGAGAGTGTAGGGCAAGACTCATCTACCCGGAACTGAGTGAAACAGAACTGGCCTGGTTTTAAAGTCTTAAAGGCTTCTCTTTCTTGAGCTCAGAGGACCCGAGTCCAGATCACCAGCCTCTTCATCCCCAGGACCCAGACACCCAGTACTCACCTCCATGGAGCTCTGTCGGTCCCTGGCCCTACTCACTGGCTCCCTGGGCCTGGTGTCCATCCTGATTGCTCTGAGCACGGATTTCTGGTTTGTGGCTAAGGGGCCCAGGTTTTCATTTCACTCGGGGCTCTGGCCAAAGGAGTTTCACACCGAGGTACCAGGTAAGGGATAGTGGTCCCTCTCCTGTTGGGGGTGGTGGGCTGCCGGAGGGGCAGGCACTGACGTCTTACCTCCGAGCAGACTACATCCGTGCGACGCAGAGCCTCAGCATTCTGGCCACCCTGTGGGGACTGGTGTCGGTGATCTTCCTGATCACGTCCTGCATCCCCTCACTGTCCATTCGAGGCTACGGGCCCCTCGTCTCTTCTACCATGGCTTTTGCTGCAGGTAGACTCCGGGCTGCACTTGGGCTCTGGGGACCGGTGGGTTCCCGCAGAGGGCCTGAGCCCTCTCTCTTGTCTTCATCCCCAGCCATTTTTGCAGTGGTGGCCATGGTGGTCTACACCAGCGAGCGGTGGAACCAGCCTCAACACCCCCAGATCCAGACCTTCTTCTCCTGGTCCTTCTACCTGGGCTGGGTTTCAGCTGTCCTCTTGCTCTGTACAGGTTACTGCTCCTCCCGGACCTGGAGAGGGCAGCTGGGGGCTCTGAGACAGCAGGGTGAGGGCTAAT
Encoded proteins:
- the NKG7 gene encoding protein NKG7 translates to MELCRSLALLTGSLGLVSILIALSTDFWFVAKGPRFSFHSGLWPKEFHTEVPADYIRATQSLSILATLWGLVSVIFLITSCIPSLSIRGYGPLVSSTMAFAAAIFAVVAMVVYTSERWNQPQHPQIQTFFSWSFYLGWVSAVLLLCTGSLSLGAYCSGPRPGYDAL